In Paraburkholderia acidisoli, one DNA window encodes the following:
- the pruA gene encoding L-glutamate gamma-semialdehyde dehydrogenase, with product MISGPQFPLPANEPELHFGTGTQAQAELRKALEQRDVVDIPTVIDGQRYFSNDVVEVRAPHDTQRLLARIHRPTEAQIQQAVASGKRVAKDWAKLTHASRATILHRAADIIATRSRMKINAATMLGQSKTVEEAEPDSACELIDFLRFNAYNAQRVYAEQPMSVATAANRADWRPLEGFVYAVSPFNFTAIGGNLTTAPAIMGNTVLWKPSEKSALANYIFFEALEEAGLPPGVINFVPGEAELTTRVALASPDLAGIHFTGSSAVFQSLWKGVASKVDSFRTIPRLVGETGGKDFVLAHASAHPSEVAIALIRGAFGYQGQKCSAASRAYIPRSLWSQVRDELRARLAELKVGDVADFSTFMGAVISEASHQKLSRVLAAAKDDSAVTFVSGGKTWSEPGYFVEPTVLEVSNPKHALMTEELFGPILSVFVYEDNAWDDTLTLIDSTSPYALTGSIFCTDRFALHQAEDVLVNAAGNLYLNDKPTGAMIGQQPFGGGRASGTNDKAGSYLNLLRWASPRVVKETYLPTREWRFGA from the coding sequence GTGATTTCAGGTCCTCAATTCCCGCTGCCCGCGAACGAACCCGAACTGCATTTCGGCACGGGCACGCAGGCGCAAGCGGAGCTGCGCAAGGCGCTCGAACAGCGCGACGTGGTGGACATTCCCACCGTGATCGACGGCCAGCGCTACTTCTCCAACGACGTGGTCGAAGTGCGCGCGCCGCACGACACGCAGCGCCTGCTCGCCCGCATTCACCGCCCGACCGAAGCGCAGATCCAGCAAGCGGTCGCGAGCGGCAAGCGTGTGGCGAAGGACTGGGCCAAACTCACGCACGCGAGCCGCGCCACGATCCTGCATCGCGCCGCCGACATCATCGCGACGCGTTCGCGCATGAAGATCAACGCCGCCACCATGCTCGGCCAGAGCAAGACCGTGGAAGAAGCCGAGCCGGACAGCGCCTGCGAACTGATCGACTTCCTGCGCTTCAATGCCTATAACGCGCAACGCGTGTACGCCGAGCAACCCATGTCGGTGGCCACGGCCGCGAACCGCGCCGACTGGCGTCCGCTCGAAGGTTTCGTCTATGCCGTGTCGCCGTTCAACTTCACGGCTATCGGCGGCAATCTGACCACGGCGCCCGCCATCATGGGCAACACCGTGCTGTGGAAGCCCTCGGAAAAGTCGGCGCTCGCCAACTACATCTTCTTCGAAGCGCTCGAAGAAGCGGGCCTGCCGCCGGGCGTCATCAACTTCGTGCCGGGCGAGGCCGAACTCACCACGCGCGTGGCGCTCGCCTCGCCCGATCTCGCCGGCATCCACTTCACGGGTTCTTCGGCCGTGTTCCAGTCGCTCTGGAAAGGCGTGGCTTCGAAGGTCGACTCGTTCCGCACCATTCCGCGCCTCGTGGGCGAAACGGGCGGCAAGGACTTCGTACTCGCGCATGCCTCGGCGCATCCGTCCGAAGTGGCCATCGCGCTGATTCGCGGCGCGTTCGGCTATCAAGGCCAGAAGTGCAGCGCCGCCTCGCGCGCCTACATTCCGCGCAGCCTGTGGTCGCAAGTGCGCGACGAACTGCGCGCGCGTCTCGCCGAGCTGAAAGTGGGCGACGTGGCCGACTTCAGCACGTTCATGGGCGCCGTGATTTCCGAAGCCTCGCACCAGAAGCTGAGCCGCGTGCTGGCCGCGGCGAAGGACGACTCGGCCGTGACCTTCGTGAGCGGCGGCAAGACGTGGTCGGAGCCGGGCTATTTCGTCGAGCCGACCGTGCTCGAAGTGAGCAACCCGAAGCACGCGCTCATGACCGAGGAACTGTTCGGGCCGATCCTCTCGGTGTTCGTCTACGAAGACAACGCATGGGATGACACGCTCACGCTGATCGACTCGACGAGCCCCTATGCCCTCACCGGCTCGATCTTCTGCACGGACCGCTTCGCGCTGCATCAAGCCGAAGACGTGCTCGTCAACGCAGCGGGCAACCTCTACCTCAACGACAAGCCCACGGGCGCGATGATCGGCCAGCAACCGTTCGGCGGCGGCCGCGCGAGCGGCACCAACGACAAGGCCGGTTCGTATCTGAACCTGCTGCGCTGGGCCTCGCCGCGCGTCGTGAAGGAAACCTATCTGCCCACGCGCGAGTGGCGCTTCGGCGCTTGA
- a CDS encoding electron transfer flavoprotein-ubiquinone oxidoreductase, which yields MNTNNFAAQFGPRESMEYDVVIVGGGPAGLSAAIRLKQMAQERNAEVSVCVLEKGSAVGAHTLSGAVTDPRALDELIPDWKERGAPLDVPVTEDRFLFLSESGAKPVPNWLLPDNFKNHGNYVVSLGNVTRWLAEQAEALGVEIFAGFAAAEVLYGEHGEVRGVATGNMGVGKDGEPTANFQLGMELHARYTLFAEGARGHLGRELIARFKLDEGADPQVYGLGIKELWEIDPALHKPGLVIHTAGWPLESDTYGGSFLYHLNDNQVVVGFVVGLGYTNPYLSPFEEFQRYKTHPAIRRFLEGGRRLSYGARAIAAGGIMSMPKLAFAGGALIGCEAGMLNASRIKGSHAAIASGKMAAQAAFEALQAGRGNDTLDAYPQAFEQSWLKEELHRARNFKQWMSKGLYVGSMMVGLEQKVLGGRVPWTLHHHHSDHETLQPAAQCKPIVYPKPDGKLTFDRLSSVFLSNTNHEENQPVHLTLKDASVPVRVNLGRYAGPEARFCPAGVYEFTEAPAGESALVINAQNCIHCKTCDIKDPTQNIVWVTPEGGGGPNYPNM from the coding sequence ATGAACACGAATAACTTCGCAGCGCAGTTTGGCCCGCGCGAATCGATGGAATACGACGTCGTCATCGTCGGCGGAGGGCCGGCCGGTTTATCCGCCGCCATTCGTCTCAAGCAGATGGCGCAGGAACGCAACGCCGAAGTGAGCGTGTGTGTGCTCGAAAAGGGCTCGGCGGTTGGCGCACACACGCTCTCGGGCGCGGTCACGGACCCGCGCGCGCTCGACGAACTGATTCCCGACTGGAAGGAGCGCGGCGCGCCGCTCGACGTGCCCGTGACCGAAGACCGCTTTCTGTTTCTCTCCGAAAGCGGCGCGAAGCCGGTGCCCAACTGGCTGCTCCCCGACAACTTCAAGAACCACGGCAATTACGTGGTGAGTCTCGGCAACGTCACGCGCTGGCTCGCGGAACAGGCCGAAGCGCTGGGCGTGGAGATCTTCGCGGGTTTCGCGGCGGCCGAAGTGCTGTACGGCGAACACGGCGAAGTGCGCGGCGTGGCCACGGGCAACATGGGCGTGGGCAAGGACGGCGAACCCACCGCCAACTTCCAGCTGGGCATGGAACTGCATGCGCGCTACACGCTGTTCGCCGAAGGCGCGCGCGGCCATCTCGGGCGCGAACTCATCGCGCGTTTCAAGCTCGACGAAGGCGCGGACCCGCAGGTGTACGGCCTCGGCATCAAGGAACTCTGGGAGATCGACCCGGCGCTGCACAAGCCCGGACTCGTGATCCACACGGCGGGCTGGCCGCTCGAAAGCGACACGTATGGCGGCTCGTTTCTCTATCACCTGAACGACAACCAGGTGGTGGTGGGTTTCGTCGTCGGGCTCGGTTATACCAATCCGTATCTCTCGCCGTTCGAGGAATTCCAGCGCTACAAGACGCACCCCGCGATCCGGCGTTTCCTCGAAGGTGGCCGGCGTTTGTCGTACGGCGCGCGCGCGATTGCGGCGGGCGGAATCATGTCGATGCCGAAGCTCGCGTTCGCGGGCGGCGCGCTGATCGGCTGCGAGGCGGGCATGCTCAACGCCTCGCGCATCAAGGGCAGCCATGCGGCAATCGCTTCGGGCAAGATGGCCGCGCAAGCCGCGTTCGAGGCGCTGCAAGCGGGACGTGGCAACGACACGCTCGATGCCTATCCGCAGGCCTTCGAGCAGTCGTGGCTCAAGGAAGAACTGCATCGCGCGCGCAATTTCAAGCAGTGGATGAGCAAAGGCCTGTATGTGGGCAGCATGATGGTGGGGCTGGAGCAGAAGGTGCTGGGCGGCCGGGTGCCCTGGACGCTGCATCATCATCATTCGGATCACGAAACATTGCAGCCAGCGGCGCAGTGTAAGCCCATTGTGTATCCGAAACCGGACGGCAAGCTCACGTTCGACCGGCTTTCCTCGGTGTTCCTCTCGAACACGAATCACGAAGAAAACCAGCCCGTGCATCTCACACTCAAGGACGCGAGCGTGCCCGTGCGCGTGAATCTCGGGCGGTACGCGGGACCGGAAGCGCGCTTCTGCCCGGCGGGCGTGTATGAGTTCACGGAAGCACCGGCGGGAGAGAGCGCGCTCGTCATCAACGCGCAGAACTGCATTCACTGCAAGACCTGCGATATCAAGGACCCGACGCAGAATATCGTCTGGGTCACGCCCGAAGGCGGCGGCGGACCGAACTATCCGAACATGTAA